One genomic segment of Streptomyces sp. RerS4 includes these proteins:
- a CDS encoding enhanced serine sensitivity protein SseB C-terminal domain-containing protein codes for MSASGTAEAGQVEHMLRQVTPGRYDSYESFLHALAEGRLWMLLWQGQPGSPDAQYGGMEVEGLGYAPCVTSPQELAAGGWNRGYEVVTGRDIARALYPDRWGLWINPHAQNGGLGVPWADLRRIATGLDRMPAGPLRLSEPALELPQFYGLLTQHAHRTPAVRSLRRAWVQPALGSAYLAVGLDLYDASAPALESVREMMRQSVAAVPEGVPVCTVALADEHDPVAMWLRSRTRPFYDREGQAAAYR; via the coding sequence GTGAGTGCGTCAGGCACGGCCGAGGCCGGGCAGGTCGAGCACATGCTGCGCCAGGTGACTCCCGGGCGCTATGACAGCTATGAGTCATTCCTGCACGCCCTCGCCGAGGGTCGGCTGTGGATGTTGTTGTGGCAGGGGCAACCGGGCTCGCCGGACGCCCAGTACGGCGGTATGGAGGTCGAGGGCCTCGGGTACGCGCCCTGCGTGACCTCCCCGCAGGAACTGGCCGCCGGCGGCTGGAACCGGGGCTACGAGGTGGTCACCGGGCGGGACATCGCCCGCGCCCTCTACCCCGACCGGTGGGGGCTGTGGATCAACCCGCACGCGCAGAACGGCGGCCTCGGCGTGCCGTGGGCCGACCTGCGCCGGATCGCCACCGGCCTGGACCGGATGCCGGCCGGGCCGCTGCGGCTGTCCGAGCCCGCGCTCGAACTGCCCCAGTTCTACGGGCTGCTGACCCAGCACGCGCACCGCACCCCGGCCGTCAGGTCGCTGCGGCGCGCCTGGGTGCAGCCCGCGCTCGGGTCGGCGTACCTCGCGGTGGGCCTCGACCTCTACGACGCCTCCGCGCCGGCGCTGGAATCCGTACGGGAGATGATGCGCCAGTCGGTCGCGGCGGTGCCCGAGGGGGTTCCCGTGTGCACGGTCGCGCTGGCCGACGAGCACGATCCGGTGGCGATGTGGCTGCGGTCGCGGACGCGGCCGTTCTACGACCGCGAGGGCCAGGCCGCGGCGTACCGGTAG
- a CDS encoding ABC transporter permease, whose translation MTAPLHDTSAETPAPVSVADVPAKAIEGRSPGRIAWMRLKRDKVALTGGVVVILLILVAVFAPLIVSLLGHPPNEFHEDMIDPDLGTPLGSFGGISSDFLLGVEPTNGRDVFSRIVYGARISLVVAFLAAFVSVVLGSFLGALAGFLGGWVDGVISRTMDLLLAFPQLLFTIALVSVVPNSLWGFEGSGVRMGVLILVIGFFGWPYIGRIVRGQTISLREREYVEAARSLGAGRGYILIKELLPNLVAPILVYATLIIPTNILTEAALSFLGAGVKPPTASWGKMLSDAVPIYQDDPMYMVVPGMTIFITVLAFNLFGDGLRDALDPKGS comes from the coding sequence ATGACGGCACCACTGCACGACACGAGCGCGGAAACACCCGCTCCCGTGTCCGTAGCCGACGTCCCTGCCAAGGCCATCGAAGGCCGCTCGCCCGGCCGCATCGCATGGATGCGGCTCAAGCGCGACAAGGTCGCGCTGACCGGCGGCGTGGTCGTGATCCTCCTGATCCTGGTGGCCGTCTTCGCGCCGCTGATCGTGAGCCTGCTGGGCCACCCGCCCAACGAGTTCCACGAGGACATGATCGACCCCGACCTGGGCACGCCGCTCGGCTCCTTCGGCGGCATCAGCTCCGACTTCCTGCTGGGCGTCGAACCGACCAACGGCCGCGACGTGTTCAGCCGGATCGTCTACGGAGCGCGCATATCCCTGGTCGTCGCCTTCCTGGCGGCCTTCGTCTCCGTCGTCCTCGGCAGCTTCCTCGGCGCGCTGGCCGGCTTCCTCGGAGGCTGGGTCGACGGCGTCATCAGCCGCACGATGGACCTGCTGCTGGCCTTCCCGCAGCTGCTGTTCACCATCGCCCTGGTGTCCGTCGTCCCCAACTCCCTCTGGGGTTTCGAGGGTTCGGGCGTCCGGATGGGCGTACTGATCCTCGTCATCGGCTTCTTCGGCTGGCCCTACATCGGCCGTATCGTCCGGGGCCAGACGATCTCCCTGCGCGAACGCGAGTACGTGGAGGCCGCGCGCAGCCTCGGCGCGGGCCGCGGCTACATCCTGATCAAGGAGCTGCTGCCGAACCTGGTCGCGCCGATCCTGGTCTACGCCACGCTGATCATCCCGACCAACATCCTGACCGAAGCGGCCCTCAGCTTCCTGGGTGCCGGCGTCAAGCCGCCCACCGCTTCCTGGGGAAAGATGCTCTCCGACGCCGTCCCCATCTACCAGGACGACCCCATGTACATGGTGGTCCCCGGTATGACGATCTTCATCACCGTCCTGGCGTTCAACCTCTTCGGGGACGGGCTGCGTGACGCACTCGACCCCAAGGGCAGCTGA
- a CDS encoding ABC transporter substrate-binding protein: MIRRKQALAITAVIAALSLTAACGGSNGEKKDAKGDGDSAKGYSGAATAVINPSDAKGGELKLWSPQDVDYLDPARAYYGFVWNMQRLYIRSLLAYDSKPGKDGTKVVPDLAEALPVITDDGKTYTLKLKDGVKFEDGSPITSKDIKYGVERVFAQDVLSGGPTYLIDLLDQGQKYPGPYKDTDPDKMGLKSVETPDDKTIVFKLATANSDFSYLLAMPSSSPVPVGKDTGATYTNKPISTGPYKVESFTAGKGATFVRNENWDPKTDPIRKGLPDKVSFTVTTNPDDMDQRLLSGDIDMAVDGTGVQQAAKNKILKDPNLKKNADNPFTGYIRYFAFPQTVAPFDNIECRKAVIYAADPKSLQTARGGPTSGDLGANMLPPGIPGSDKSYDPFGLTKGKPQEDKAKEALKACGKADGFETTIAVRNNRAPEVKTAESLQAALAKVGIKATIDQYDGKLSSSTIGSPENVKKKNYGIIVMGWGADYNSGSGFLQPLVDGSFILPNGNNNYTELNDNEVNGLFDKAAAAATPEAAAPFYTEINKKVMEKALYLPINFDKALVYHNPRLTNVFFNESYGKIDLATVGIKQ; this comes from the coding sequence GTGATCCGCAGAAAGCAGGCTCTCGCGATCACCGCCGTGATCGCCGCCCTGTCGCTGACCGCCGCGTGCGGTGGCAGTAACGGGGAAAAGAAGGACGCCAAGGGCGACGGCGACAGCGCCAAGGGCTACAGCGGCGCCGCCACCGCCGTGATCAACCCCTCCGACGCCAAGGGCGGCGAGCTCAAGCTCTGGTCCCCGCAGGACGTCGACTACCTCGACCCGGCGCGTGCCTACTACGGCTTCGTGTGGAACATGCAGCGGCTCTACATCCGCAGCCTGCTCGCCTACGACAGCAAGCCGGGCAAGGACGGCACCAAGGTGGTCCCGGACCTCGCCGAGGCCCTGCCGGTCATCACCGACGACGGCAAGACGTACACCCTCAAGCTCAAGGACGGGGTGAAGTTCGAGGACGGTTCGCCGATCACCTCGAAGGACATCAAGTACGGCGTCGAGCGCGTCTTCGCGCAGGACGTGCTGTCCGGTGGCCCGACCTACCTGATCGACCTCCTCGACCAGGGCCAGAAGTACCCCGGCCCGTACAAGGACACCGACCCGGACAAGATGGGTCTGAAGTCCGTCGAGACGCCGGACGACAAGACGATCGTCTTCAAGCTGGCGACCGCGAACTCCGACTTCAGCTACCTGCTGGCCATGCCGTCCTCCTCGCCGGTCCCGGTGGGCAAGGACACGGGCGCGACGTACACCAACAAGCCGATCTCGACCGGCCCTTACAAGGTCGAGAGCTTCACCGCCGGCAAGGGCGCGACGTTCGTCCGCAACGAGAACTGGGACCCGAAGACCGACCCGATCCGCAAGGGTCTGCCGGACAAGGTCTCCTTCACGGTCACCACCAACCCGGACGACATGGACCAGCGCCTGCTCTCGGGCGACATCGACATGGCGGTCGACGGCACCGGTGTCCAGCAGGCCGCGAAGAACAAGATCCTCAAGGACCCGAACCTCAAGAAGAACGCGGACAACCCGTTCACGGGCTACATCCGCTACTTCGCCTTCCCGCAGACGGTCGCGCCGTTCGACAACATCGAGTGCCGCAAGGCCGTCATCTACGCGGCCGACCCGAAGTCCCTCCAGACCGCCCGCGGCGGCCCGACCAGCGGTGACCTCGGCGCGAACATGCTGCCGCCCGGTATCCCCGGCTCGGACAAGTCCTACGACCCGTTCGGTCTGACGAAGGGCAAGCCGCAGGAGGACAAGGCCAAGGAGGCCCTCAAGGCCTGTGGCAAGGCCGACGGCTTCGAGACCACCATCGCCGTGCGCAACAACCGCGCCCCCGAGGTGAAGACCGCCGAGTCCCTCCAGGCGGCGCTCGCCAAGGTCGGCATCAAGGCGACGATCGACCAGTACGACGGCAAGCTCTCCTCCTCCACGATCGGTTCGCCCGAGAACGTGAAGAAGAAGAACTACGGCATCATCGTCATGGGCTGGGGCGCCGACTACAACTCCGGCTCGGGCTTCCTCCAGCCGCTGGTCGACGGATCGTTCATCCTGCCGAACGGCAACAACAACTACACCGAGTTGAACGACAACGAGGTCAACGGGCTCTTCGACAAGGCCGCTGCCGCCGCCACGCCGGAAGCCGCCGCTCCGTTCTACACGGAGATCAACAAGAAGGTCATGGAGAAGGCGCTCTACCTGCCGATCAACTTCGACAAGGCGCTCGTCTACCACAACCCGCGCCTGACGAACGTCTTCTTCAACGAGTCCTACGGCAAGATCGACCTCGCCACGGTGGGCATCAAGCAGTAA
- a CDS encoding ABC transporter permease — protein MLVYLIRRLFNVAATLLVVSVVTFGIFFAVPKLTGSDPALMYAGRETNETALAGIRVKMGFDKPISEQYLLFVKGIFAGRDYDGGTEITHCAAPCFGYSFKTEAPVWETMLDRIPVTLSLALGAAVIWVLAGVATGVVSALKRRTAIDRTVMVGALAGVSLPIFFTGMVAPAIFVYGLGWLDVSNYRPLTEDPLAWLNSLILPWITLAFLFAATYARITRATMLEVLGEDYIRTARAKGLKEGVVIRKHALRSTLTPIVTMFGLDLGGLLGGAVLTETTFNFQGLGTAAVAAIGQGDLPVIMGVTLLAALFVVMANLIVDLLYAVIDPRVRLT, from the coding sequence GTGCTCGTCTACCTCATACGGCGACTGTTCAACGTCGCCGCAACGCTGCTGGTGGTCTCCGTGGTCACCTTCGGCATCTTCTTCGCGGTCCCGAAGCTCACCGGCAGCGATCCCGCGCTCATGTACGCGGGACGCGAGACCAACGAGACCGCCCTGGCGGGCATCCGCGTGAAGATGGGCTTCGACAAGCCCATCTCCGAGCAGTACCTGCTCTTCGTCAAGGGCATCTTCGCCGGCCGCGACTACGACGGCGGCACCGAGATCACCCACTGCGCGGCGCCCTGCTTCGGCTACTCCTTCAAGACCGAGGCGCCCGTCTGGGAGACCATGCTGGACCGCATCCCGGTCACCCTCTCGCTCGCCCTCGGGGCGGCCGTGATCTGGGTGCTCGCCGGTGTGGCCACGGGTGTCGTCTCCGCCCTCAAGCGGCGCACCGCCATCGACCGGACCGTCATGGTCGGCGCGCTCGCCGGCGTCTCCCTGCCGATCTTCTTCACCGGCATGGTGGCCCCCGCGATCTTCGTCTACGGCCTCGGCTGGCTGGACGTGTCCAACTACCGACCACTCACCGAGGATCCGCTGGCCTGGCTGAACAGCCTGATCCTGCCCTGGATCACGCTGGCCTTCCTCTTCGCCGCGACCTACGCCCGCATCACCCGCGCCACCATGCTGGAGGTCCTCGGCGAGGACTACATCCGCACGGCCCGCGCGAAGGGGCTGAAAGAGGGCGTGGTCATCCGCAAGCACGCCCTGCGCTCCACCCTCACCCCGATCGTCACGATGTTCGGCCTCGACCTCGGCGGACTGCTCGGCGGCGCGGTGCTCACCGAGACGACCTTCAACTTCCAGGGTCTGGGAACGGCGGCCGTCGCCGCCATCGGCCAGGGCGACCTCCCCGTCATCATGGGTGTCACCCTGCTCGCCGCGCTCTTCGTGGTGATGGCCAACCTGATCGTGGACCTGCTGTACGCCGTCATCGACCCGCGCGTGAGGCTGACGTGA
- a CDS encoding ABC transporter ATP-binding protein, whose amino-acid sequence MRDLQVHFPTDDGLVKSVDGLSFDLERGKTLGIVGESGSGKSVTSLAIMGLHRTGNARSRPHISGSVVLDGEDLVAADADHVRRLRGHKMAMVFQDPLSAMHPYYSVGKQIIEAYRTHHPEADKKRARARAVEMLDRVGIPEPHRRVDAYPHEFSGGMRQRAMIAMALVNNPELLIADEPTTALDVTVQAQILDLIRDLQKEFGSAVIMITHDLGVVAEMADDILVMYGGRCVERGTAEKVFYEPRHPYTWGLLGSMPRIDREQTERLIPVKGSPPSLINIPSGCAFNPRCPYADVPKGGITRTQRPELTQDDSRHWSACHMSQEERTRIWTEEIAPKL is encoded by the coding sequence GTGCGCGACCTCCAGGTGCACTTCCCGACCGACGACGGCCTGGTCAAGTCGGTCGACGGACTCTCCTTCGACCTCGAACGCGGCAAGACCCTCGGCATCGTCGGCGAGTCCGGCTCCGGCAAGTCGGTCACCTCGCTGGCCATCATGGGCCTGCACCGCACCGGCAACGCCCGCAGCCGTCCGCACATCTCCGGCTCCGTCGTGCTCGACGGCGAGGACCTCGTCGCCGCCGACGCCGACCACGTACGTCGCCTGCGCGGACACAAGATGGCGATGGTCTTCCAGGACCCGCTGTCCGCCATGCACCCGTACTACTCCGTCGGCAAGCAGATCATCGAGGCCTACCGGACCCACCACCCCGAGGCCGACAAGAAGCGGGCCCGCGCGCGGGCCGTCGAGATGCTCGACCGCGTCGGCATCCCGGAGCCGCACCGGCGGGTGGACGCGTACCCGCACGAGTTCTCCGGCGGCATGCGCCAGCGCGCGATGATCGCGATGGCGCTGGTCAACAACCCCGAACTGCTCATCGCCGACGAGCCGACCACCGCCCTGGACGTCACCGTCCAGGCGCAGATCCTCGACCTGATCCGGGACCTGCAAAAGGAGTTCGGCTCCGCCGTCATCATGATCACGCACGATCTCGGCGTCGTCGCCGAGATGGCGGACGACATCCTCGTGATGTACGGCGGCCGGTGCGTCGAGCGCGGGACCGCCGAGAAGGTCTTCTACGAGCCCCGACACCCCTACACCTGGGGGCTGCTCGGCTCCATGCCGCGCATCGACCGCGAGCAGACCGAGCGCCTGATCCCGGTCAAGGGTTCGCCGCCCAGCCTCATCAACATCCCGAGCGGCTGCGCCTTCAACCCCCGGTGCCCCTACGCCGACGTGCCCAAGGGCGGCATCACCCGCACCCAGCGCCCCGAGCTGACCCAGGACGACAGCCGGCACTGGTCCGCCTGCCACATGTCGCAGGAGGAGCGGACCCGGATCTGGACCGAAGAGATTGCGCCGAAGCTGTGA
- a CDS encoding dipeptide ABC transporter ATP-binding protein, producing MKKTDAPAPAQAPAQAAADGSADTLLRVTGLVKHFPINKGLLRRQTGAVKAVDGIDFDVRRGETLGVVGESGCGKSTMGRLITRLLEPTGGKIEFEGRDITHLGVAGMRPLRRDVQMIFQDPYGSLNPRHTVGTIVGAPFKLQGVTPEGGLKAEVQRLLSLVGLNPEHFNRYPHEFSGGQRQRIGIARALALKPKLVVADEPVSALDVSIQAQVVNLLDDLQEELGLTYVIIAHDLSVIRHVSDRIAVMYLGKIVELADRASLYGAPMHPYTNALMSAVPVPDPRRRGTKSGRILLKGDVPSPISPPSGCRFHTRCWKATALCATQDPPLVALKTGHQVACHHPENAPDQAPGDPALPGAADATAAVSE from the coding sequence ATGAAGAAGACGGACGCGCCGGCCCCGGCACAGGCCCCGGCGCAGGCCGCCGCCGACGGCTCGGCCGACACGCTGCTGCGGGTGACGGGCCTGGTCAAGCACTTCCCCATCAACAAGGGGCTGCTGCGCCGGCAGACGGGGGCCGTCAAGGCCGTCGACGGCATCGACTTCGACGTCCGCCGCGGTGAGACCCTCGGCGTCGTCGGCGAGTCCGGCTGCGGCAAGTCGACCATGGGCCGGCTGATCACCCGACTGCTGGAACCGACCGGCGGGAAGATCGAGTTCGAGGGCCGGGACATCACGCACCTGGGCGTGGCGGGCATGCGACCGCTGCGCCGCGACGTGCAGATGATCTTCCAGGACCCGTACGGCTCGCTGAACCCGCGCCACACGGTCGGCACCATCGTCGGCGCCCCCTTCAAGCTCCAGGGGGTCACCCCCGAGGGCGGACTGAAGGCGGAGGTGCAGCGGCTGCTGTCGCTGGTCGGCCTGAACCCGGAGCACTTCAACCGCTACCCGCACGAGTTCTCGGGCGGCCAGCGCCAGCGCATCGGCATCGCCAGGGCGCTGGCCCTCAAGCCGAAGCTCGTGGTCGCGGACGAGCCGGTGTCGGCGCTGGACGTGTCGATCCAGGCGCAGGTGGTGAACCTGCTGGACGACCTCCAGGAGGAGCTCGGCCTCACCTACGTGATCATCGCGCACGACCTGTCGGTCATTCGGCACGTCTCCGACCGCATCGCGGTGATGTACCTCGGCAAGATCGTGGAACTGGCCGACCGCGCCTCCCTCTACGGGGCCCCGATGCACCCGTACACGAACGCGCTGATGTCGGCGGTGCCGGTGCCGGACCCGCGCCGGCGCGGCACGAAGAGCGGCCGCATCCTGCTGAAGGGAGACGTGCCCTCGCCGATCTCCCCGCCCAGCGGCTGCCGCTTCCACACGCGGTGCTGGAAGGCGACGGCCCTGTGTGCGACGCAGGACCCGCCCCTCGTGGCACTGAAGACCGGGCACCAGGTGGCCTGTCACCACCCGGAGAACGCCCCCGACCAGGCCCCCGGCGACCCGGCTCTGCCGGGCGCCGCGGACGCGACGGCGGCGGTCTCGGAGTAG
- a CDS encoding trimeric intracellular cation channel family protein translates to MLHDLFPPGIQHALDLAGIFVFATAGALLAVRKNFDVFGIAVLALVTALGGGLLRDLCIGAVPPAAFGELSFFVTPLIAAALVFFLHPEVQRINRAINVFDAAGLGLFCVTGTTKAYEYGLGLTASAALGVATAVGGGVLRDVLANEVPSLLRDREMYAVPAVVGASMVAVFIGLHALNPWTTALAILTAFVLRLLAMRYHWRAPLAWNRRSAVSEEP, encoded by the coding sequence GTGCTCCACGATCTCTTCCCGCCCGGCATCCAGCACGCCCTGGACCTCGCGGGCATTTTCGTCTTCGCCACGGCGGGCGCCCTGCTCGCCGTCCGCAAGAACTTCGACGTCTTCGGCATCGCCGTGCTCGCCCTCGTCACCGCCCTCGGCGGCGGTCTGCTGCGCGACCTGTGCATCGGCGCCGTGCCGCCCGCGGCCTTCGGGGAGCTGAGCTTCTTCGTCACGCCCCTGATCGCCGCCGCGCTCGTCTTCTTCCTGCACCCCGAGGTCCAGCGGATCAACCGGGCCATCAACGTCTTCGACGCCGCCGGCCTCGGGCTGTTCTGCGTGACGGGCACGACCAAGGCCTACGAGTACGGGCTCGGCCTGACCGCCTCCGCCGCCCTGGGCGTGGCCACCGCGGTGGGGGGCGGCGTACTGCGCGACGTCCTGGCCAACGAGGTGCCGTCGCTGCTGCGCGACCGCGAGATGTACGCCGTGCCCGCCGTCGTCGGCGCCTCGATGGTGGCCGTCTTCATCGGCCTGCACGCCCTCAACCCCTGGACGACCGCCCTCGCCATCCTCACCGCCTTCGTGCTGCGGCTGCTCGCGATGCGCTACCACTGGCGGGCCCCTCTGGCCTGGAACCGCCGCTCGGCGGTGTCCGAAGAGCCGTGA
- a CDS encoding thioesterase family protein, with the protein MTHAAAPATIGDSEFDRDTTLTPRAGEPGVYDAELSAGWTIIAAVNGGYLLALVGRALSAALPHPDPFSVSAHYLTSSVPGPAVVRTQVVRVGRTLSTGQASLFQFDENGDEVERIRVLASYGDLSALPDAVHTVAVPPAMPAYEDCLGAEAGAAPIPGSSAIVDRLRLRLDPATAGWAVGAPSGKGEMRAWFELADGRDADPLSLLLAVDALPPTAFDLGLLGWTPTVELTTHIRCRPAPGPLRVSIVTRNLAGGFLEEDAEVWDSADRLVAQSRQLARAPR; encoded by the coding sequence ATGACGCACGCAGCGGCCCCGGCAACCATCGGCGACAGCGAATTCGACCGCGACACCACCCTCACGCCCCGCGCGGGCGAGCCCGGGGTGTACGACGCGGAACTCTCCGCCGGCTGGACGATCATCGCCGCAGTCAACGGCGGCTACCTGCTGGCCCTGGTCGGCCGCGCCCTCTCGGCGGCCCTGCCGCACCCGGACCCCTTCTCCGTCTCCGCGCACTACCTGACCTCCTCCGTACCCGGCCCCGCCGTCGTCCGGACCCAGGTGGTGCGCGTCGGTCGCACGCTGTCCACCGGCCAGGCCTCCCTGTTCCAGTTCGACGAGAACGGCGACGAGGTCGAGCGCATCCGCGTCCTCGCCTCGTACGGGGACCTCTCCGCGCTCCCCGACGCCGTCCACACCGTCGCCGTCCCGCCGGCCATGCCCGCCTACGAGGACTGCCTCGGCGCCGAGGCCGGCGCGGCCCCCATCCCCGGCAGCTCCGCCATCGTGGACCGGCTGCGCCTGCGGCTCGACCCGGCCACCGCCGGCTGGGCCGTCGGCGCCCCCTCCGGCAAGGGCGAGATGCGGGCCTGGTTCGAACTGGCCGACGGCCGCGACGCCGACCCGCTGTCGCTGCTGCTCGCCGTGGACGCGCTGCCGCCCACCGCCTTCGACCTCGGACTGCTCGGCTGGACCCCGACCGTCGAACTCACCACCCACATCCGCTGCCGCCCGGCCCCCGGTCCGCTGCGCGTGTCCATCGTCACCCGCAACCTCGCCGGGGGCTTCCTGGAGGAGGACGCCGAGGTCTGGGACTCCGCCGACCGCCTGGTGGCCCAGTCCCGCCAGCTCGCGCGGGCTCCGCGCTAG
- a CDS encoding cysteine desulfurase family protein, protein MAYLDHAATTPMLPEAAAAMTAQFATTGNASSLHAAGRRARRTVEEARESLAEALGARPSEVVFTAGGTEADNLAVKGLYWSRRDADPARDRILASPVEHHAVLDAVHWLAEHEGARVEYLPVDRHGRVHPDAFREAVDRDPDDVALATVMWANNEIGTVMPVRELAAIAREYGIPLHSDAVQAVGQLDVRFGDSGLAAMTVSGHKIGGPYGIGALLLGRDQSPVPVLHGGGQERHVRSGTLDVPAIAAFAVAAELAAARRERFAAEIGALRDELVRAVLAAVPDAVLGGDPEDRLPANAHFGFPGCEGDSLLLLLDAQGIECSTGSACTAGVAQPSHVLLATGTDPQLARGTLRFSLGHTSTKEDVAAVAAAIGPAVERARTAGLS, encoded by the coding sequence ATGGCCTACCTCGACCACGCCGCGACCACGCCGATGCTGCCGGAAGCCGCCGCGGCGATGACCGCGCAGTTCGCCACCACCGGCAACGCCTCCTCCCTCCACGCGGCCGGCCGCCGGGCCCGCCGCACCGTCGAGGAGGCCCGCGAATCGCTCGCCGAGGCGCTCGGCGCGCGCCCGAGCGAGGTGGTCTTCACCGCGGGCGGCACCGAGGCCGACAACCTCGCCGTCAAGGGCCTCTACTGGTCCCGCCGCGACGCCGACCCCGCCCGCGACCGCATCCTCGCCAGCCCCGTCGAGCACCACGCCGTCCTCGACGCCGTGCACTGGCTCGCCGAGCACGAGGGCGCGCGCGTCGAGTACCTGCCCGTCGACCGGCACGGCCGCGTCCACCCCGACGCCTTCCGGGAAGCCGTCGACCGCGACCCCGACGACGTGGCCCTCGCCACCGTCATGTGGGCCAACAACGAGATCGGCACCGTCATGCCGGTGCGCGAACTCGCCGCGATCGCTCGGGAGTACGGGATCCCGCTGCACTCCGACGCCGTCCAGGCCGTCGGACAGCTCGACGTCCGCTTCGGCGACAGCGGCCTCGCCGCCATGACCGTCAGCGGCCACAAGATCGGCGGCCCGTACGGCATCGGCGCCCTGCTGCTGGGCCGCGACCAGAGCCCCGTCCCCGTCCTGCACGGCGGCGGCCAGGAACGCCACGTCCGCTCCGGCACCCTCGACGTACCCGCCATCGCCGCCTTCGCGGTGGCGGCCGAGCTCGCCGCCGCCCGCCGCGAACGCTTCGCGGCCGAGATCGGCGCCCTGCGCGACGAACTGGTCCGCGCCGTCCTCGCCGCCGTCCCCGACGCCGTCCTCGGCGGCGACCCCGAGGACCGCCTCCCGGCCAACGCCCACTTCGGCTTCCCCGGCTGCGAGGGCGACTCCCTGCTGCTGCTCCTCGACGCCCAGGGCATCGAGTGCTCCACCGGCTCCGCCTGCACCGCCGGCGTGGCCCAGCCCAGCCACGTCCTGCTCGCGACGGGCACCGACCCCCAGCTGGCCCGGGGCACCCTGCGCTTCTCCCTCGGTCACACCTCCACCAAGGAGGACGTCGCCGCGGTCGCCGCCGCCATCGGCCCGGCCGTCGAACGCGCCCGCACGGCAGGCCTCAGCTAG
- a CDS encoding N-acetylmuramoyl-L-alanine amidase, giving the protein MTKQADKGGTTDRKPARRTRRAVLFGGLGVLGIAAVAGREEIGRAWWLLPGVSKPRKEGEIDYPGAGWTAASPANWRLADRPDDYRVDRIVVHVTQGGFASSVQAFRNPFHKASAHYIVNQDGHVEQLVRELDVAFHAGNRSMNERSIGIEHVGFVDRPKDFTDAMYASSARLAADICRRYGIPVDRRHFLGHSEVPGADHTDPGPLWDWDRYLGLVRAELGTPGRTAPS; this is encoded by the coding sequence ATGACCAAGCAGGCGGACAAGGGCGGGACCACGGACCGGAAACCGGCGAGGCGGACCCGTCGGGCGGTGCTCTTCGGCGGGCTCGGGGTGCTCGGGATCGCGGCGGTGGCCGGGCGGGAGGAGATCGGGCGGGCCTGGTGGCTGCTGCCCGGGGTGTCCAAGCCGCGCAAGGAGGGCGAGATCGACTACCCCGGCGCGGGCTGGACGGCGGCCTCGCCGGCGAACTGGCGGCTCGCCGACCGGCCGGACGACTACCGGGTGGACCGGATCGTGGTGCATGTCACTCAGGGCGGGTTCGCGTCGTCGGTGCAGGCCTTCAGGAATCCGTTCCACAAGGCGTCGGCGCACTACATCGTCAACCAGGACGGTCATGTGGAGCAGCTGGTGCGCGAGCTGGACGTGGCGTTCCACGCGGGCAACCGCTCGATGAACGAGCGCAGCATCGGCATCGAGCACGTGGGGTTCGTCGACCGGCCGAAGGACTTCACGGACGCGATGTACGCGTCGTCGGCCCGGTTGGCCGCCGACATATGCCGCAGATACGGCATACCCGTGGACCGCCGGCACTTCCTGGGCCACTCCGAGGTCCCCGGCGCCGACCACACGGACCCGGGCCCCCTGTGGGACTGGGACCGCTACCTGGGCCTGGTGCGCGCGGAGCTGGGGACGCCTGGCCGGACAGCCCCTAGCTGA